One Dialister invisus DSM 15470 genomic region harbors:
- the rplV gene encoding 50S ribosomal protein L22, whose translation MEVQAIARNIRISPRKVRIVADLIRGKSAGEALSILRNTPKAASSVVEKALRSAMANAENNNNMNIDSLYISTIFVDAGPIMKRVHPRSRGQAFGIMKRTSTLTVKVSERE comes from the coding sequence ATGGAAGTACAGGCTATTGCAAGAAACATCCGCATCTCTCCCCGTAAGGTTCGCATCGTGGCTGACCTCATTCGCGGCAAGAGTGCCGGTGAAGCACTTTCTATTCTGCGCAACACGCCGAAAGCGGCATCTTCTGTCGTCGAAAAGGCGCTGAGAAGTGCTATGGCAAATGCAGAAAACAACAACAATATGAATATTGACAGTCTTTACATTTCTACGATTTTTGTAGATGCAGGTCCGATCATGAAGCGCGTGCACCCACGTTCTCGTGGACAGGCTTTCGGGATTATGAAACGTACCAGCACACTGACGGTAAAGGTTTCTGAAAGAGAATAA
- the rpsC gene encoding 30S ribosomal protein S3 produces the protein MGQKVNPHGMRVGVINDWDSKWFAEKDYAALLVEDAKIRQFLKKHLFVAGISKIGIKRVGTRIKIAIYTAKPGMVIGRGGTGIEDIKKALAAVTDKEVDIDILEIKSKDMSAILVGEDIASQLERRIGFRRAVKQAVGRTMRMGAKGIKVTVSGRLGGAEIARSESYREGSIPLQTLRANIDYAVATAHTTYGAIGIKVWIYKGELAPGQTVDENENIRTSKDRGNRHENGNRRGGRRGDRRERRPRNEERTERSDS, from the coding sequence TTGGGTCAGAAAGTTAATCCGCATGGAATGCGTGTAGGCGTGATCAATGACTGGGATTCCAAATGGTTTGCAGAAAAAGATTATGCTGCACTGCTTGTGGAAGACGCGAAAATCCGCCAGTTTTTAAAGAAGCACCTGTTTGTGGCAGGCATTTCCAAGATTGGCATTAAGCGTGTCGGAACAAGAATAAAAATTGCCATTTACACAGCTAAGCCGGGCATGGTCATTGGCCGCGGCGGCACAGGTATTGAGGATATCAAAAAGGCGCTTGCCGCTGTTACCGACAAAGAAGTCGATATTGATATCCTTGAAATTAAATCCAAAGATATGAGCGCTATCCTTGTTGGTGAAGATATCGCTTCCCAGCTGGAAAGACGTATCGGTTTCCGCCGTGCTGTTAAGCAGGCTGTCGGCAGAACCATGCGTATGGGGGCTAAGGGAATTAAAGTTACGGTATCCGGTCGTCTCGGCGGCGCTGAAATCGCCCGCAGTGAAAGTTACCGTGAAGGTTCTATTCCGCTGCAGACACTGCGTGCAAATATCGACTATGCGGTAGCTACGGCACACACCACTTATGGTGCTATCGGTATTAAAGTCTGGATTTATAAGGGCGAGCTTGCCCCGGGACAGACTGTCGATGAAAATGAAAATATCCGCACAAGCAAAGATCGCGGAAACCGCCATGAAAACGGCAATAGAAGAGGCGGCCGCAGAGGCGATCGTCGTGAACGCAGACCGAGAAATGAAGAACGTACTGAAAGGAGTGATTCCTGA
- the rplW gene encoding 50S ribosomal protein L23, which yields MEARDILIRPIVTEKSTALMEQGKYTFRVPLAATKIQIRQAVEQIFKVKVQAVNTMRYEGKLKRMGRTQGRRSDWKKAVVTLKPGEAIELFEG from the coding sequence ATGGAAGCTCGTGACATCCTCATCCGCCCGATTGTGACGGAAAAATCTACCGCTCTGATGGAACAGGGCAAATATACATTCCGCGTACCGCTTGCTGCTACAAAGATCCAAATCCGCCAGGCGGTGGAACAGATTTTCAAGGTAAAGGTACAGGCTGTGAATACCATGCGTTATGAAGGCAAGTTAAAACGTATGGGCCGCACACAGGGGCGCCGCAGCGATTGGAAGAAGGCAGTCGTTACACTCAAGCCGGGTGAAGCGATTGAACTCTTTGAAGGTTAA
- the rpsH gene encoding 30S ribosomal protein S8, whose product MVTTDPIADMLTRIRNANDAYHEKVDMPASKIKAAVLEILKNEGFIKNVEQIEVEGHQVLRIVLKYGANREKVIKGLKRISKPGLRVYAGHEELPKVLGGLGIAIISTSKGIKTDKAARKEGLGGEVLAYVW is encoded by the coding sequence ATGGTAACAACCGATCCGATTGCGGATATGCTTACCCGTATCCGTAATGCGAACGATGCATATCATGAAAAAGTAGATATGCCTGCTTCTAAAATTAAGGCCGCTGTGCTTGAAATTTTGAAGAATGAAGGCTTTATTAAGAATGTTGAACAGATCGAAGTAGAAGGCCATCAGGTATTGCGTATTGTACTGAAGTACGGTGCAAACCGTGAAAAGGTCATCAAAGGTCTGAAGAGAATTTCTAAGCCGGGCCTGCGTGTATATGCAGGGCATGAAGAACTGCCAAAGGTTCTCGGCGGGCTTGGTATTGCAATTATTTCCACATCCAAGGGCATCAAGACGGACAAGGCTGCTCGTAAAGAGGGTCTTGGCGGAGAAGTCCTTGCATATGTCTGGTAA
- the rpmC gene encoding 50S ribosomal protein L29: MKVNEIRNLSTAERNEKVAGLKEELFNLRFQLATGQLENPMRIHEVKKDIARIKTVQREDELKAAKKA, translated from the coding sequence ATGAAGGTCAATGAAATTCGTAACCTGAGCACTGCCGAAAGAAATGAAAAGGTTGCCGGCTTAAAGGAAGAACTGTTTAACCTTCGTTTTCAACTCGCTACCGGTCAGCTTGAAAACCCGATGCGTATCCATGAAGTGAAGAAGGATATTGCAAGAATCAAGACCGTTCAGCGTGAAGACGAATTGAAGGCTGCCAAAAAGGCATAA
- the rplP gene encoding 50S ribosomal protein L16 has translation MLIPKRTKYRKQFRGRMKGRAHRGNTVTYGEFGLVAMEPSWITSRQIEAARIAMTRYTKRGGKVWIKIFPDKPVTSKPIGTRQGSGKGSVEYWVAVVKPGRVMFEMGGIPAEAAKEAMRLASNKLPIKTKFVVKGQEVAGE, from the coding sequence ATGTTAATTCCGAAGCGTACAAAGTACCGTAAGCAGTTCCGCGGTCGCATGAAAGGCAGAGCACATCGTGGAAACACTGTAACTTACGGCGAATTCGGTCTGGTAGCAATGGAACCGTCTTGGATTACCAGCCGCCAGATTGAGGCTGCACGTATTGCCATGACACGTTATACTAAACGTGGCGGCAAGGTATGGATTAAGATTTTCCCGGACAAACCGGTAACATCCAAACCGATCGGTACCCGCCAAGGGTCCGGTAAGGGCTCTGTAGAATACTGGGTAGCCGTAGTAAAACCGGGCCGTGTTATGTTTGAAATGGGCGGTATCCCGGCGGAAGCAGCAAAAGAGGCTATGCGTCTTGCAAGCAACAAGCTGCCGATTAAAACAAAATTTGTAGTTAAAGGTCAAGAAGTGGCAGGTGAATAA
- the rplD gene encoding 50S ribosomal protein L4 — protein sequence MPKVTLYNTAGAAAGEIELNDSVFGVEYNEAVIHQAVVRQMANERLGTHATKTRGLVRGGGRKPWKQKGTGRARVGSIRSPLWVGGGTVFGPTPRSHAKDMTRKARQLAVKSALSEKLRANELIVVDAINFDTPKTKEVVKFLAAFNVDGKALIVDGGTASENTVLSARNIPGVKAYAPSGLNIYDIVHYTKLFLTQDAVKKIEEVLA from the coding sequence ATGCCGAAAGTAACACTGTATAACACTGCCGGCGCGGCAGCCGGTGAGATAGAGCTGAATGACAGCGTATTCGGTGTAGAATACAACGAAGCTGTTATTCACCAGGCAGTGGTGCGTCAGATGGCAAACGAACGCCTCGGCACCCATGCCACAAAGACCAGAGGCCTTGTACGCGGCGGCGGCAGGAAACCCTGGAAGCAGAAAGGCACAGGCCGTGCCAGAGTCGGATCTATCCGCTCTCCATTGTGGGTAGGCGGCGGCACCGTCTTTGGACCGACACCGAGAAGCCATGCGAAAGACATGACAAGAAAAGCACGTCAGCTGGCCGTTAAATCCGCGCTGAGTGAAAAGCTCCGTGCCAACGAATTGATTGTTGTCGATGCGATCAACTTTGATACGCCGAAGACAAAGGAAGTCGTAAAATTCCTGGCCGCGTTTAATGTTGATGGTAAAGCGCTGATTGTTGACGGAGGCACTGCTTCTGAAAACACCGTACTGAGCGCCCGCAACATTCCTGGGGTAAAAGCATACGCTCCGAGCGGTCTCAATATTTATGATATCGTTCATTACACTAAATTGTTCCTGACACAGGACGCAGTAAAGAAGATTGAGGAGGTACTCGCATAA
- the rplB gene encoding 50S ribosomal protein L2: MAYKSFKPYTPGRRQMTVSTFEEITTDKPEKSLLAPVHNHGGRNGSGKMTVRHQGGGHKRQYRIIDFKRMKDNVPATVATIEYDPNRTCRIALLHYADGEKRYILAPKGLKVGDIVTSGPESDIKIGNCLPLINIPLGTVVHNVELKIGKGGQMVRSAGASAQLMAKEGDHALLRLPSGELRKVHIRCRATIGVVGNEDHENITLGKAGRNRWLGVRPANRGVVMNPNDHPHGGGEGKSPVGRKRPVTPWGKPAYGVKTRDNKKASTKLIVKRRK; this comes from the coding sequence ATGGCTTATAAATCATTTAAACCGTACACCCCCGGACGCCGCCAGATGACCGTATCTACCTTTGAGGAAATTACAACAGATAAACCGGAAAAATCTCTTCTGGCTCCTGTTCACAACCATGGTGGTCGCAATGGCTCCGGCAAGATGACAGTCCGCCATCAGGGCGGTGGTCATAAACGTCAGTACAGAATTATTGATTTCAAGAGAATGAAAGACAATGTTCCGGCTACGGTGGCAACAATTGAATATGATCCGAACCGTACTTGCCGTATCGCGCTCCTGCACTATGCAGACGGTGAAAAGCGCTATATCCTTGCGCCAAAGGGATTGAAGGTAGGAGACATCGTTACCAGCGGTCCGGAATCCGATATTAAAATCGGCAATTGCCTGCCGCTGATCAATATTCCTCTTGGTACTGTGGTACATAATGTGGAACTGAAAATCGGCAAGGGCGGACAGATGGTTCGTTCTGCAGGCGCAAGCGCCCAGCTGATGGCAAAAGAAGGTGACCATGCTCTTCTTCGTCTCCCCAGCGGCGAGCTTCGCAAAGTACACATTCGCTGCCGTGCCACTATCGGGGTCGTTGGTAATGAGGATCATGAAAACATTACCTTGGGCAAAGCAGGAAGAAACCGCTGGCTTGGTGTTCGTCCCGCTAACCGCGGCGTAGTCATGAACCCGAACGATCATCCCCATGGCGGCGGCGAAGGCAAATCTCCTGTCGGACGTAAGCGTCCTGTTACACCGTGGGGTAAGCCTGCATACGGCGTAAAGACCCGCGACAACAAGAAAGCGTCCACTAAACTGATTGTTAAGAGACGCAAGTAA
- the rplN gene encoding 50S ribosomal protein L14, with protein sequence MIQQESRLNVADNTGAKNILVIKVLGGSFRRSGNIGDVVVATVKDASPGGVVKKGQVVKAVVVRSVSGVSRADGSHIRFDENAAVIIKDDKSPVGTRIFGPVARELRERDFMKIISLAPEVL encoded by the coding sequence ATGATTCAGCAGGAAAGCAGACTCAACGTTGCAGATAATACCGGTGCTAAGAACATCCTGGTTATCAAAGTTCTGGGCGGTTCTTTCCGCAGAAGCGGAAATATCGGCGATGTCGTAGTTGCTACAGTCAAAGATGCATCACCCGGTGGCGTTGTAAAGAAGGGCCAGGTAGTTAAGGCTGTTGTGGTTCGTTCGGTAAGCGGTGTGAGCCGTGCGGACGGTTCCCATATCCGCTTCGATGAAAATGCAGCTGTCATTATTAAAGATGACAAGAGCCCGGTAGGAACACGTATTTTTGGACCGGTAGCAAGAGAGCTCCGTGAAAGAGATTTCATGAAGATCATTTCCCTGGCTCCGGAAGTGCTCTGA
- the rpsQ gene encoding 30S ribosomal protein S17 translates to MAEERNLRKVRQGIVVSDKMDKTVVVAVERKVPHKLYKKALKSTTKFKAHDENNECRVGDTVRIVETRPLSRDKRWRVEKIVARQD, encoded by the coding sequence ATGGCAGAAGAAAGAAATCTGCGCAAAGTGCGCCAGGGAATTGTCGTAAGCGACAAGATGGATAAAACTGTCGTAGTTGCTGTCGAACGCAAGGTTCCCCATAAGCTTTACAAAAAAGCTCTTAAATCTACAACCAAGTTCAAAGCGCATGACGAAAACAACGAATGTCGCGTCGGTGACACCGTCCGCATTGTCGAAACCCGCCCGCTGTCCCGTGACAAGCGTTGGAGAGTCGAGAAAATCGTTGCCCGTCAGGATTAA
- the rplX gene encoding 50S ribosomal protein L24, producing MHVKTGDTVVVISGKDKGKQGKITAALPKKGRVVVEGVNVVKRHTKPTQANPKGGIIEKEAPINVSKVMILDPETKKPTRIKKVQQKDGTYVRAAVKSGAVLDNAK from the coding sequence CTGCACGTAAAGACCGGTGACACAGTAGTTGTCATTTCCGGTAAAGATAAAGGCAAGCAGGGCAAGATTACAGCGGCTCTGCCAAAGAAAGGCCGTGTTGTCGTTGAGGGTGTCAATGTTGTTAAGAGACATACCAAGCCGACACAGGCAAATCCTAAGGGCGGAATTATTGAAAAAGAGGCCCCGATCAACGTATCCAAAGTCATGATACTGGATCCGGAAACAAAGAAACCAACCCGCATAAAAAAAGTACAGCAAAAAGATGGTACATACGTCAGAGCGGCTGTAAAGAGCGGCGCTGTTTTAGACAATGCAAAGTAA
- the rplE gene encoding 50S ribosomal protein L5 has product MSRLNDLYKGEIRKSLREKFGYTNEMEIPKLEKIVINIGVGEATENSKAVDAAASDLAAITGQKPLICKAHRSLAAWKIREGMPLGCKVTLRGERMYEFLDRLINIALPRVRDFRGISAQSFDGRGNYAFGVKEQLIFPEVDYEKIDRIRGMDIIIVTTAKTDEEAREMLKQFGMPFKK; this is encoded by the coding sequence GTGTCCAGATTAAATGATTTGTACAAGGGAGAAATCAGAAAATCCCTTCGTGAAAAATTCGGCTACACGAATGAGATGGAAATTCCGAAGCTGGAAAAGATCGTCATTAACATTGGCGTCGGAGAAGCGACGGAGAATTCAAAGGCGGTTGATGCTGCTGCGTCTGATCTTGCGGCTATCACAGGACAGAAGCCTTTGATTTGTAAAGCGCACAGATCTTTGGCGGCATGGAAGATTCGTGAAGGCATGCCTCTTGGCTGCAAAGTAACACTTCGCGGCGAAAGGATGTATGAATTTCTTGATCGCCTGATCAATATTGCACTTCCCCGTGTCCGCGATTTTCGTGGTATCAGCGCACAGAGCTTTGACGGCCGCGGCAATTATGCTTTCGGTGTTAAAGAACAGCTGATTTTCCCCGAAGTTGATTATGAAAAAATCGACAGAATCCGCGGGATGGATATTATCATAGTCACAACGGCTAAAACCGATGAAGAAGCACGTGAAATGCTGAAACAGTTCGGAATGCCGTTTAAGAAGTAA
- the rpsS gene encoding 30S ribosomal protein S19, producing MSRSVKKGPFVAFSLLKKIDAMNASEEKKIIKTWSRASTILPSFVGHTIAIHDGRKHVPVYITEDMVGHKLGEFAPTRTFKGHNKSDK from the coding sequence GTGTCCAGATCCGTAAAAAAAGGTCCGTTTGTCGCATTCTCTCTTTTGAAAAAGATTGATGCCATGAACGCATCGGAAGAAAAGAAAATTATTAAAACCTGGTCTCGTGCTTCTACCATCCTGCCGAGTTTCGTAGGTCATACAATTGCGATTCACGATGGAAGGAAACACGTGCCGGTGTATATCACAGAAGACATGGTTGGCCATAAACTTGGCGAATTTGCTCCGACCCGTACATTTAAGGGTCATAATAAGAGCGATAAATAA
- the rpsN gene encoding 30S ribosomal protein S14, giving the protein MAKKSMLEREKKRELCAQKFAAKRQALKEAGDYEALSKLPRNASPTRLHNRCKLTGRPHGFMRKFGICRNQFRDLAYRGEVPGVRKASW; this is encoded by the coding sequence ATGGCGAAAAAGTCTATGTTGGAACGCGAAAAAAAGAGAGAACTTTGCGCTCAGAAATTTGCAGCTAAACGTCAGGCGTTAAAAGAAGCCGGAGACTATGAAGCACTCAGCAAGCTTCCGCGCAACGCGTCCCCGACACGTCTGCATAACCGTTGCAAACTGACCGGCCGTCCCCACGGCTTTATGCGTAAATTCGGAATCTGCCGTAATCAGTTCCGAGATCTGGCATACCGCGGAGAAGTCCCGGGCGTGAGAAAAGCCAGCTGGTAA
- the rplF gene encoding 50S ribosomal protein L6 produces MSRIGKKPIAVPAGVEVKIDGHTVTVKGPKGTLSRKLNPAIDVKVEDGQVNVIRPNDEKESRSLHGLCRTLVNNMVVGVTQGFEKKLEIQGVGYNAQMQGRNLKLALGFSHPVIITPPEGITLSTPSSVIIVVSGADKEMVGQVASEIRNWRRPEPYKGKGIRYSGEHVRRKAGKTGATK; encoded by the coding sequence ATGTCAAGAATTGGCAAAAAACCGATTGCGGTTCCGGCAGGTGTGGAAGTCAAGATTGACGGACATACTGTCACCGTAAAAGGTCCGAAAGGCACATTAAGCCGTAAATTAAATCCGGCGATCGACGTTAAAGTAGAAGATGGACAGGTTAACGTTATTCGTCCAAATGATGAAAAAGAAAGCCGTTCCCTGCACGGTCTATGCCGCACGCTTGTGAATAACATGGTGGTCGGCGTGACACAAGGGTTTGAAAAGAAATTGGAGATCCAGGGTGTTGGATACAATGCACAGATGCAGGGGCGGAATCTGAAGCTGGCTCTCGGGTTTTCCCATCCGGTTATCATTACCCCTCCGGAAGGAATTACTCTTTCCACACCGTCTTCCGTTATCATTGTCGTATCTGGCGCTGATAAGGAAATGGTAGGGCAGGTTGCTTCTGAAATCCGTAACTGGCGCAGGCCTGAACCTTATAAAGGCAAAGGGATCCGTTATTCCGGCGAACACGTTCGTCGTAAGGCTGGTAAGACCGGCGCAACGAAGTAA